A stretch of Myxocyprinus asiaticus isolate MX2 ecotype Aquarium Trade chromosome 42, UBuf_Myxa_2, whole genome shotgun sequence DNA encodes these proteins:
- the LOC127432401 gene encoding HIV Tat-specific factor 1 homolog — protein MSGDLDGNKEFHEQLRLQQLYGQREHGGDDPYTFVDPEDGTGYDWDHEKRAWFPKINDDFIAAYQANYGFNEEGDPDPAAAAPSAESLPAQPEEPKKPEESSEQDKAKDGSQKGEKRKADPGWFEVEGDKNTNVYVTGLPPDITPDEFVEVMSKCGIVMRDPITEEYKIKLYKDKDGNQKGDGLCCYLKKESVALAERLLDENEIRGYRLHVEAARFELKGSYDASKKKKKSKEYRKKLQQQQKQLDWRPEKVREVRKRHQKVVIIQNMFHPSDFEEDPLVLNEYRDDLRTECEKFGQVKKVIIFDRHPDGVASLAFKEPEEADMCQAALNGRWFGGRQLSAQLWDGVTDYQVEETSREREERLKGWTTFLADESASDKAAAETQDEKQNSSKQEEAAEQTQQEEHRGESTAEQLKGKDKKEEEEGEGGMVSTDSSLAGSDDEDA, from the exons ATGAGCGGGGACTTAGACGGTAATAAAGAGTTCCACGAACAGCTTCGTTTGCAGCAGCTGTATGGCCAGAGGGAACACGGCGGAGATGATCCATACACATTTGTCGACCCAGAGGATGGCACTGGCTACGACTGGGACCATGAAAAGAGGGCATGGTTTCCAAAG ATAAATGATGACTTCATCGCAGCATATCAAGCAAACTATGGCTTTAATGAGGAGGGGGACCCCGATCCAGCTGCTGCAGCGCCTTCTGCCGAATCTCTACCTGCACAGCCAGAGGAGCCCAAGAAACCTGAGGAGAGCTCTGAACAAGACAAAGCTAAAGATGGCTCGCAGAAAGGAGAGAAAAGGAAAGCAGATCCAG GCTGGTTTGAAGTTGAAGGGGATAAAAACACAAATGTATATGTGACAG gtCTTCCTCCAGACATAACTCCTGATGAGTTTGTGGAAGTTATGTCCAAATGTGGAATTGTCATGCGTGATCCTATCACAGAGGAATATAAAATTAAACTCTACAAGGACAAGGATGGGAACCAAAAAGGAGATGGACTTTGCTGCTACCTCAAG AAAGAGTCTGTAGCCCTCGCTGAGCGCCTGTTGGATGAGAATGAAATTCGGGGCTACCGACTGCACGTGGAGGCTGCGCGATTTGAACTCAAAGGTTCATACGACGCcagcaagaaaaagaaaaagagcaaaGAGTATCGCAAGAAGCTCCAGCAACAACAAAA ACAGCTGGACTGGAGGCCAGAGAAGGTCAGGGAGGTTCGCAAAAGGCATCAAAAAGTTGTGATCATCCAAAACATGTTTCATCCCAGCGACTTTGAG GAGGATCCACTGGTGCTGAATGAGTACAGAGATGACCTGCGGACAGAGTGTGAGAAATTCGGGCAGGTGAAGAAGGTCATCATCTTTGAT AGGCACCCAGATGGAGTGGCATCCTTGGCTTTTAAGGAACCTGAAGAAGCAGATATGTGTCAGGCAGCTCTGAATGGACGCTGGTTTGGAGGGAGGCAGCTATCAGCACAACTGTGGGATGGTGTAACTGACTACCAG GTTGAAGAAACATCACGGGAAAGAGAGGAGAGACTGAAGGGCTGGACCACTTTCCTGGCTGATGAGAGTGCATCTGATAAAGCCGCAGCAGAAACACAggatgaaaaacaaaattctaGTAAACAAGAGGAAGCAGCTGAACAGACCCAGCAGGAGGAGCACAGAGGAGAAAGCACAGCAGAACAACTGAAGGGGAAAGACaaaaaggaggaggaggaaggagAAGGAGGAATGGTGTCAACCGACAGTAGTTTAGCAGGAAGTGATGATGAGGATGCATAG
- the LOC127432402 gene encoding four and a half LIM domains protein 1-like codes for MADRSNCFYCREDLGGKKFVRKDEKQVCVRCFDKFCANTCTDCRRPISTDSKELHHKGRYWHSDCFRCAKCYKNLAKESFSTKDDRILCEKCSSREDAPRCHGCYKPILAGTENVEYKGNSWHDECFTCYQCKKPIGSKSFLSKNDNIYCSPCHEKKFAKQCACCKKPITTGGVNYQDQPWHSECFVCSSCRKPLAGTQFTSHEENVFCVDCYKSTVAKKCTGCHDPITGFGKAMNVVNYEGGSWHEYCFNCKKCSLNLANKRFVSHNGDIYCSDCSKKL; via the exons ATGGCAGACCGTTCCAACTGTTTTTACTGCCGAGAGGACCTCGGAGGAAAGAAGTTTGTGAGGAAGGATGAGAAGCAAGTCTGCGTGCGATGCTTCGACAAGTTCTGCGCCAACACCTGCACAGACTGTCGACGCCCAATCAGCACTGACTCTAAG GAGCTTCACCATAAGGGGCGGTACTGGCATTCGGATTGTTTCCGATGTGCCAAGTGCTATAAGAACCTGGCTAAGGAGTCCTTCAGCACCAAGGATGACAGGATCCTGTGTGAAAAGTGTAGCTCACGTGAGGACGCCCCTCGCTGCCATGGCTGCTACAAGCCCATACTGGCAG GGACTGAGAATGTGGAATACAAAGGCAACTCTTGGCATGATGAGTGTTTCACCTGCTATCAGTGTAAAAAGCCAATCGGCTCCAAAAGTTTCCTTTCAAAGAATGACAACATCTACTGCAGCCCTTGCCACGAGAAGAAATTTGCCAAGCAGTGTGCTTGCTGCAAAAAG CCCATTACCACAGGAGGTGTGAATTACCAGGACCAGCCGTGGCACTCTGAGTGCTTTGTGTGTTCCTCCTGCCGAAAGCCTCTGGCTGGCACCCAGTTCACCTCCCACGAGGAAAATGTCTTTTGTGTGGACTGCTACAAAAGTACTGTGGCCAAAAAATGCACCGGCTGCCATGACCCCATAACAG GATTTGGCAAGGCTATGAACGTAGTGAACTATGAGGGTGGCTCTTGGCATGAGTACTGTTTTAACTGTAAGAAGTGTTCCCTCAACCTGGCAAACAAGCGTTTTGTATCTCACAATGGAGACATTTACTGCTCTGACTGCTCCAAGAAACTGTAA